A genomic segment from Streptosporangium roseum DSM 43021 encodes:
- the ruvA gene encoding Holliday junction branch migration protein RuvA — MIASVRGRVAAIAPDGAVVEVGGVGMLVHCTPGTLATLRVGEEARLATSLVVREESLTLFGFGSDDERGVFEMLQTANGVGPKVALAMLAVHTPNALRMAVASADVKALTRVPGVGPKGAQRIIVDLKDKLGTPDQAVNAALNGGAAAPAWRDQVHSGLVGLGYSARDADEAVAAVTPQADIEVAEGRSPQVATLLKAALRALSVR; from the coding sequence GTGATCGCCTCGGTACGGGGACGGGTGGCCGCGATCGCGCCCGACGGCGCGGTGGTCGAGGTCGGCGGGGTGGGCATGCTGGTCCACTGCACGCCGGGCACGCTGGCCACGCTCAGGGTGGGCGAGGAGGCCCGGCTGGCCACCTCGCTGGTGGTCCGGGAGGAGTCGCTGACGCTGTTCGGCTTCGGAAGCGACGACGAGCGCGGCGTCTTCGAGATGCTGCAGACGGCCAACGGGGTCGGACCCAAGGTCGCTCTGGCGATGCTGGCCGTCCACACCCCCAACGCGCTCCGGATGGCCGTGGCGAGCGCCGACGTCAAGGCGCTGACCAGGGTTCCCGGGGTGGGGCCCAAGGGGGCCCAGCGGATCATCGTCGACCTCAAGGACAAGCTCGGCACGCCCGATCAGGCCGTCAACGCCGCCCTCAACGGCGGTGCGGCCGCGCCCGCCTGGCGGGACCAGGTGCACTCCGGGCTGGTGGGCCTCGGCTACTCGGCCCGGGACGCCGACGAGGCCGTCGCGGCCGTCACCCCCCAGGCCGACATCGAGGTGGCGGAGGGCCGCTCCCCGCAGGTGGCGACGTTGCTCAAGGCCGCGCTCCGCGCCCTGAGCGTGCGGTGA
- the ruvC gene encoding crossover junction endodeoxyribonuclease RuvC, with protein sequence MRVMGVDPGLTRCGLGAVEGRPGAPLSLVKVGVVRTPADDEIGARLVAIEAGIEQWLDEIRPDAVAVERVFAQHNLRTVMGTAQASAVAILCASRRGLPVAMHTPSEVKAAITGSGTADKQQVGTMVTRLLRLDAMPKPADAADALALAICHVWRGGAQNRLAEAVARTKTGPGTTAAAYFRGRGRAGYSRGTTQ encoded by the coding sequence CTGCGGGTGATGGGGGTCGATCCGGGGCTGACCCGGTGCGGGCTCGGGGCGGTCGAGGGACGGCCCGGAGCGCCGCTCAGCCTCGTCAAGGTCGGAGTCGTCCGGACTCCGGCCGACGACGAGATCGGGGCCAGGCTGGTGGCGATCGAAGCGGGCATCGAGCAGTGGCTCGACGAGATCCGGCCCGACGCGGTCGCCGTGGAGCGGGTCTTCGCCCAGCACAACCTCAGGACCGTGATGGGCACCGCGCAGGCGTCCGCCGTGGCGATCCTGTGCGCCTCCCGCCGGGGGCTGCCGGTGGCGATGCACACGCCGTCCGAGGTCAAGGCCGCGATCACCGGCAGCGGCACGGCCGACAAGCAGCAGGTGGGGACGATGGTGACCCGGCTGCTGCGGCTGGACGCGATGCCCAAGCCCGCCGACGCCGCCGACGCGCTGGCGCTCGCGATCTGCCACGTCTGGCGGGGCGGGGCGCAGAACCGGCTGGCCGAGGCCGTGGCCAGGACCAAGACCGGGCCGGGGACGACCGCCGCCGCCTACTTCCGGGGGCGGGGCCGGGCCGGATATTCGAGAGGAACCACGCAGTGA